Proteins encoded within one genomic window of Citricoccus muralis:
- a CDS encoding DUF885 domain-containing protein → MTENHTEAQHGSASPRPLSDIDHRANRYFANLLELDPVAATELGRPGHETEYPDYSPAGTEAVDRVNAELLADLDLITPVDSVDLVTLAALRERVGLAREIHATGRTELNNIASPAQGIRMVFDMMPDETEEHWQHLAGRLANLPSALVGYQESLRSSARQGQIAAVRQVDIVIEQSEAHGADGGFFPTLVQRAAANSNVNEALCAEVEKHAEAAAQAYRDFAEFLRAELRPEAPTEDAVGIEAYRLASRDFLGATVDLEDTYAWGIEELSRIVAEQEQVAQQISPGATIEEAKKLLNEDPARQLHGTEALREWMQQRSDEALAAMKQYFEIPAEIDRIECMIAPTQEGGIYYTGPSEDFSRPGRMWWSVPAGEDSFTTWAETTTVYHEGVPGHHLQVGTSMTAADELNDWRRNGCWTSGHGEGWALYAERLMDEFGYLSDAGDRLGMLDMQRMRAARVVFDIGVHCGFTPPEEVGEAHWTPENGYAFLSRHLDISEGQRKFEFTRYLGWPGQAPSYKVGQRIWEQIRAEHQQRAAQNGVEFDLKAFHTRALRLGSMGLDTLREALA, encoded by the coding sequence ATGACCGAGAATCACACCGAGGCACAGCACGGATCTGCTTCCCCTCGCCCCCTGTCAGACATTGATCATCGCGCGAACCGTTACTTCGCCAACTTGCTGGAATTGGACCCCGTTGCCGCGACCGAGCTGGGCCGCCCCGGCCACGAGACCGAGTACCCGGACTACTCGCCAGCCGGAACCGAGGCTGTGGATCGGGTCAATGCGGAACTGCTGGCCGACCTGGATCTGATCACCCCGGTGGACTCGGTCGATTTGGTCACTTTGGCCGCCCTGCGTGAACGCGTTGGACTGGCCCGTGAAATTCACGCCACCGGCCGCACCGAACTCAACAACATCGCCTCCCCGGCTCAGGGGATCCGCATGGTGTTCGACATGATGCCGGATGAGACCGAAGAGCACTGGCAGCACTTGGCCGGCCGTCTAGCCAACCTCCCCAGCGCCCTGGTCGGCTACCAGGAATCGCTGCGTTCTTCGGCGAGACAAGGCCAGATCGCTGCAGTGCGCCAGGTCGACATCGTGATCGAGCAGTCCGAAGCCCACGGCGCCGACGGTGGCTTCTTCCCCACCCTGGTGCAGCGCGCCGCGGCCAACAGCAACGTCAATGAGGCTCTGTGCGCCGAGGTGGAGAAACATGCCGAGGCCGCAGCGCAGGCCTACCGCGATTTCGCCGAGTTCCTGCGCGCCGAGCTGCGCCCCGAGGCCCCCACCGAGGACGCCGTGGGCATCGAAGCGTATCGTCTCGCCTCCCGCGATTTCCTTGGCGCCACCGTGGATCTCGAGGACACCTACGCCTGGGGCATCGAGGAGCTGTCCCGCATCGTCGCCGAACAGGAGCAGGTCGCCCAGCAGATCTCCCCCGGCGCCACCATTGAGGAAGCCAAGAAGCTACTCAACGAGGACCCGGCCCGTCAGTTGCACGGCACCGAGGCGTTGCGTGAGTGGATGCAGCAGCGTTCGGACGAGGCGCTGGCCGCCATGAAGCAGTACTTTGAGATCCCGGCGGAGATCGACCGGATCGAGTGCATGATCGCACCCACGCAGGAAGGCGGCATCTACTACACCGGCCCGTCCGAGGATTTCTCGCGCCCGGGGCGGATGTGGTGGTCGGTGCCGGCCGGTGAGGATTCTTTCACCACCTGGGCCGAAACCACCACGGTGTATCACGAGGGCGTTCCGGGCCACCATCTGCAGGTGGGCACCTCGATGACCGCGGCCGACGAGCTCAACGACTGGCGCCGCAACGGCTGCTGGACTTCCGGACACGGCGAGGGCTGGGCCCTGTACGCGGAGCGGCTGATGGACGAGTTCGGTTACCTCTCCGATGCCGGCGACCGCCTGGGCATGCTGGATATGCAGCGCATGCGCGCCGCACGCGTCGTCTTCGACATCGGCGTGCACTGCGGGTTCACCCCGCCAGAGGAAGTCGGCGAGGCACACTGGACCCCGGAGAACGGCTACGCCTTCTTGAGCCGCCACCTGGACATCTCCGAAGGCCAGCGGAAATTCGAGTTCACCCGCTACCTGGGCTGGCCCGGCCAGGCGCCCTCCTACAAGGTCGGTCAGCGCATCTGGGAACAGATCCGCGCCGAGCACCAGCAGCGCGCCGCGCAGAACGGCGTCGAGTTCGATCTGAAGGCGTTCCACACCCGGGCGCTGCGCTTGGGCTCAATGGGACTCGACACCCTGCGCGAGGCCCTGGCATGA
- a CDS encoding PH domain-containing protein: MAHRLQPGEQVRVRTRTHARGLLKPAIWLIVLCLAAGIWQGYLSRPDLPFWVSDYRGAWQITGYVVLGLLLFFGAVRPLWRWLTRVTYLTTLRVSQRIGWLRVQRRWLTLEAIERVQMRQSRRQRWARRGDLQLWSYSGHVWTLRNLPEIQRFTQLVEAELYSVRARYGYGYPGVAPNGPASYQNFHDHSSDPGVRR; this comes from the coding sequence ATGGCGCATCGTCTGCAGCCGGGCGAGCAGGTCCGGGTGCGCACCCGGACGCATGCACGCGGGCTGTTGAAGCCGGCCATCTGGTTAATCGTGCTCTGTTTGGCCGCGGGCATCTGGCAGGGGTACCTCTCCCGTCCTGACCTGCCGTTTTGGGTGAGTGATTACCGCGGTGCCTGGCAGATCACCGGTTATGTTGTGCTGGGGCTGCTGCTGTTCTTCGGTGCCGTGCGCCCGCTGTGGCGTTGGCTGACCCGGGTCACTTACCTGACCACGCTACGAGTGTCGCAGCGTATCGGATGGCTGAGGGTACAACGTCGCTGGCTGACCCTGGAAGCGATCGAGCGCGTGCAGATGCGCCAGAGCCGGCGCCAACGGTGGGCTCGCCGTGGGGACCTGCAACTGTGGTCCTATTCCGGCCACGTGTGGACGCTGCGCAACCTCCCCGAAATTCAACGATTCACCCAGCTGGTCGAAGCTGAGCTCTACTCCGTGCGGGCCCGCTACGGATATGGTTACCCGGGAGTCGCGCCGAACGGCCCCGCTTCGTATCAAAATTTCCACGACCACAGCTCTGATCCGGGGGTGAGACGATGA
- a CDS encoding glutamate ABC transporter substrate-binding protein, with the protein MRTPLKTTLAMAAVAALALVGCSPAQTEDSDEGGENGGAGSITVGIKYDQPGLGFREGNNDPTGFDVDVAKAVLSEMGYEESDIEWAEAETPQRENLLENGQVDMIFATYSITDERAERVDFAGPYFVAGQDILVRADDTEINGPDDLNGRNLCSVTGSTPAQNVQERYADDVNLVEQNGYAECLTYLQSGQVDAVTTDDIILAGLAATDEYAGEFKVVGNPFTEELYGVGLPPESTEVCEEVNAAIQTLFDNGTINDLLAANTEGVEYEANEELNTDIELQSCS; encoded by the coding sequence ATGCGCACTCCCTTGAAGACCACCCTCGCCATGGCAGCCGTGGCCGCACTCGCCCTCGTGGGCTGTTCTCCCGCTCAGACCGAAGATTCCGATGAAGGCGGCGAGAACGGCGGCGCCGGCTCGATCACTGTCGGCATCAAGTACGACCAGCCCGGTCTGGGCTTCCGCGAAGGAAACAACGATCCCACCGGCTTCGACGTCGACGTCGCCAAAGCCGTGCTGTCCGAGATGGGCTACGAAGAATCTGACATCGAATGGGCCGAAGCCGAGACCCCGCAGCGTGAGAACCTGCTGGAAAACGGCCAGGTCGACATGATCTTCGCGACCTACTCGATCACCGACGAGCGTGCCGAGCGCGTCGATTTCGCCGGACCGTACTTCGTGGCCGGTCAGGACATCCTGGTCCGCGCCGACGACACCGAAATCAACGGCCCGGATGACCTCAACGGTCGTAATCTCTGCTCAGTGACCGGCTCGACCCCGGCACAGAACGTACAGGAACGCTACGCCGATGACGTGAACCTGGTGGAGCAGAACGGCTACGCCGAGTGTCTCACCTACCTGCAGTCCGGTCAGGTCGACGCTGTGACCACCGACGACATCATCCTGGCCGGCCTGGCCGCCACCGATGAGTACGCCGGTGAGTTCAAGGTGGTCGGCAACCCCTTCACCGAAGAGCTCTACGGTGTGGGTCTGCCCCCGGAGTCAACGGAGGTGTGCGAGGAGGTCAACGCCGCGATCCAGACCCTGTTCGACAACGGCACGATCAATGACCTGCTGGCGGCGAATACCGAGGGTGTTGAATACGAAGCCAACGAAGAGCTGAACACGGACATCGAGCTGCAGTCCTGCTCCTGA
- a CDS encoding amino acid ABC transporter permease has translation MSQQTVLFDAPGPKARRRILITNIVAVIVVAALIALVLWRLWDQGQLRPHLWLNAINGNAWTNYLLLGLQFTLQAAAIAVVTSLIFGLAFGFLRLAPYAPIRGFATVIVEFFRAVPVLILMVFFLSFYSQIIAPTGLIDPRNAPYFSVITALTLYNGSVIAELVRSGVKSLPRGQREAAMAVGMTNTLSLRTVEVPQAVIAMLPSLISQFVIILKDSALGYLIGFSELLRYARQLGSGYGNILQSITVAAILFILLNFLLGWVATKLSRRLSSRTAGDTTAEAPGGAIGKPATP, from the coding sequence TTGAGCCAGCAGACCGTTCTCTTCGACGCCCCGGGCCCTAAAGCCCGCCGGCGGATTCTGATCACGAACATCGTCGCGGTCATCGTCGTCGCCGCGCTGATCGCTCTGGTGCTGTGGCGCCTGTGGGACCAAGGTCAACTACGCCCGCACCTGTGGCTCAACGCCATCAACGGCAACGCCTGGACCAACTACTTGCTGCTGGGTCTGCAGTTCACGCTGCAGGCCGCGGCTATTGCGGTGGTGACCTCGCTGATTTTCGGCCTGGCCTTTGGCTTCCTGCGGCTGGCCCCGTATGCACCGATCCGTGGGTTCGCCACGGTGATCGTGGAATTCTTCCGCGCCGTGCCCGTGTTGATCCTGATGGTGTTCTTCTTATCGTTTTACTCGCAGATCATTGCCCCCACGGGACTCATCGATCCGCGGAATGCTCCGTACTTTTCCGTGATTACCGCCCTGACGCTGTACAACGGCTCGGTGATTGCCGAGCTCGTGCGCTCCGGTGTGAAGTCCCTGCCGCGCGGCCAGCGTGAGGCGGCGATGGCGGTTGGTATGACCAATACCCTGTCGCTGCGCACCGTGGAAGTGCCGCAAGCGGTGATCGCGATGTTGCCGTCGTTGATCTCTCAGTTCGTCATCATCCTGAAAGACTCGGCACTGGGATACCTGATCGGCTTCTCCGAGCTGCTGCGCTACGCCCGTCAGCTGGGCTCCGGCTACGGCAATATTTTGCAGTCCATCACGGTGGCCGCGATCCTGTTCATCCTGCTCAACTTCCTGCTCGGATGGGTGGCCACGAAGCTGTCGCGGCGGCTCAGCTCGCGCACCGCCGGTGATACCACCGCGGAGGCGCCCGGAGGGGCGATCGGTAAACCCGCAACGCCGTAA
- a CDS encoding biotin--[acetyl-CoA-carboxylase] ligase, whose product MMPSRTGLTWIDHVSSTQDVVLDHSTDLDHGAAAGTDDQRAGRGRNGRIWEAQPGQSVAVSTLLRPSRLDPPLPAQRWPWITLSVAAAVVEVVRGWGVPASVKWPNDVMIYDDDGTGRKLAGILAQVTPDASGVVLGIGLNRDFSAGHRPSELAVALSDWTAPGELPDSPRLAETLRGTVLDAVDHLARSPNPVARVRPVMHTLGQRVRAELPGGVTLVGTASGLGESGTLLIEVEQVSAPEFDNASKSSATIDERAGIRGKIVTGETYEVSAADVVHLRPQHPPVVSERVEGAAHKTNMYDQNKGHRAGE is encoded by the coding sequence ATGATGCCCTCCCGCACCGGACTCACCTGGATCGACCATGTCTCCTCAACACAGGACGTCGTCCTGGACCACAGCACCGACCTGGATCATGGCGCGGCCGCCGGTACGGATGATCAGCGCGCAGGCCGAGGGCGCAACGGGCGGATCTGGGAGGCCCAACCCGGCCAATCGGTGGCCGTGTCCACCCTGCTGCGTCCCTCCCGCCTAGACCCACCGCTGCCGGCGCAGCGCTGGCCCTGGATCACCTTGAGTGTTGCCGCCGCCGTGGTGGAGGTGGTGCGCGGCTGGGGTGTGCCCGCCTCCGTGAAATGGCCTAATGACGTGATGATTTACGACGATGACGGCACCGGGCGCAAGCTCGCAGGCATTCTCGCCCAGGTCACCCCTGATGCCAGCGGGGTGGTGCTGGGGATCGGACTGAACCGGGATTTCAGCGCGGGCCACCGCCCTAGCGAACTGGCTGTGGCGCTCAGCGACTGGACGGCACCGGGCGAGCTGCCGGACTCGCCGCGCCTGGCTGAAACCTTACGTGGCACCGTGCTGGACGCCGTCGATCATCTCGCTCGCAGCCCCAACCCGGTGGCACGGGTACGTCCGGTGATGCACACGCTGGGCCAGCGCGTGCGCGCCGAGTTGCCCGGTGGCGTGACGCTGGTGGGGACCGCTTCCGGTTTGGGGGAGTCGGGGACGTTGCTGATCGAGGTCGAGCAGGTGAGTGCCCCCGAATTCGACAACGCGTCGAAATCCTCGGCGACCATCGACGAAAGGGCCGGAATTCGTGGAAAGATAGTGACGGGTGAGACCTACGAGGTCTCAGCTGCCGACGTGGTCCACCTCCGGCCGCAGCATCCGCCAGTAGTGTCGGAGCGAGTGGAGGGCGCCGCGCACAAGACCAATATGTATGACCAGAATAAAGGGCACAGGGCAGGGGAGTGA
- a CDS encoding Maf family protein, giving the protein MSRPFRLVLASASSARAEVLHRAGIPFMTMVSDVDEEAVAAELGSPDPETLAGELARAKALDVVATLLTDVDDAPEDHTGDHAGTAATPAQNEPALLVLGCDSVFEFDGEAHGKPGTADVALERWRAQAGGTGTLHTGHTVIEIPDAEGALPDPTRQRRRTVSAQVSFADASEAEIQDYVATGEPLGCAGGFTLEARGAALVRRVEGDPNAVLGLSVLALREMLNELGYSLTSVWAD; this is encoded by the coding sequence ATGAGTCGTCCGTTCCGCCTGGTGCTGGCCTCGGCGTCGTCAGCCCGGGCCGAGGTGCTGCACCGGGCCGGGATCCCGTTCATGACCATGGTCTCCGACGTCGACGAAGAGGCGGTGGCCGCAGAATTAGGCTCGCCGGATCCAGAGACACTGGCCGGCGAGCTCGCCCGGGCGAAGGCCCTCGACGTCGTCGCCACGCTCCTGACCGACGTGGATGACGCACCCGAGGATCACACCGGAGATCACGCAGGCACCGCAGCAACACCCGCGCAGAACGAGCCCGCCCTGCTGGTGCTGGGCTGCGATTCGGTGTTCGAGTTCGACGGCGAAGCCCACGGCAAACCCGGCACCGCCGACGTGGCGCTGGAACGCTGGAGGGCCCAGGCCGGCGGCACCGGCACCCTGCACACCGGGCATACCGTGATCGAGATTCCCGATGCCGAGGGCGCACTGCCGGACCCGACCCGGCAGCGCCGACGCACGGTCTCGGCCCAGGTGAGTTTCGCCGATGCCAGTGAGGCAGAGATCCAGGACTACGTGGCCACCGGGGAACCGTTGGGTTGCGCCGGTGGCTTCACCCTGGAGGCCCGCGGGGCCGCCCTGGTGCGCCGGGTGGAGGGTGATCCGAATGCGGTGCTGGGCCTGTCCGTGCTGGCCCTGCGCGAAATGCTCAACGAGCTGGGATACTCGCTTACTTCCGTCTGGGCGGACTAA
- a CDS encoding acyl-CoA carboxylase subunit beta, protein MSSDSSRQDLDATPDLTTTAGKLEDLYRRREAAEVPAGQAAVDRQHDRGKNTARERIAMLLDEGSFVEFDQLAVHRSTAFGMDAKHPLGDGVVSGYGTIDGRLVAIYSQDFTVFGGSLSKVNGEKIVKVQEFAARNGCPVIGINDGGGARIQEGVASLAMFADIFRNNVMASGVVPQISIIMGPCAGGAAYSPALTDFVIMVDQTSHMFITGPDVIKTVTGEDVDMETLGGATSHNSTTGTASYLAASEMDAFEYVRDLLEFLPSNNLSDPPVDDFVEELDITVDDLELDRIVPDSANQPYDMLTIIEMIVDDGHFMQTQELYAPNAVCGLGRVEGRTVGVVANQPMQFAGTLDIAASEKAARFVRFCDAFNIPILTLVDVPGFLPGTDQEFNGIIRRGAKLIYAYAEATVPKITVITRKAYGGAYIVMGSKKLGADVNLAWPTAQIGVMGAQGAVNILYRRELKAVGEDGGDVEARRAQIVEDYEAELLNPYQAAELGYIDQVIAPSETRTQVVRALRATRNKRESRPARKHGNIPL, encoded by the coding sequence GTGAGTAGCGACAGTAGCCGGCAGGATCTCGACGCCACCCCGGACCTGACCACCACAGCGGGCAAGCTGGAGGATCTCTACCGTCGGCGCGAGGCCGCCGAGGTTCCCGCCGGTCAGGCCGCCGTGGACCGGCAGCATGACCGCGGCAAGAACACCGCCCGCGAGCGCATCGCGATGCTCCTCGATGAGGGCTCCTTCGTGGAGTTCGACCAGTTGGCCGTGCACCGTTCCACCGCCTTCGGCATGGACGCCAAGCACCCTCTGGGCGACGGTGTGGTTTCCGGGTACGGCACCATCGACGGCCGCCTCGTCGCCATCTACTCTCAGGACTTCACCGTGTTCGGCGGCTCGCTGTCCAAGGTCAACGGCGAGAAGATCGTCAAAGTCCAGGAGTTCGCCGCCCGCAACGGCTGCCCGGTGATTGGCATCAACGACGGCGGCGGCGCCCGCATCCAGGAGGGCGTGGCCTCGTTGGCGATGTTCGCCGACATTTTCCGCAACAACGTGATGGCCTCCGGAGTCGTCCCTCAGATCTCGATCATCATGGGACCTTGTGCCGGCGGTGCTGCATATTCACCGGCTCTGACCGACTTCGTCATCATGGTGGATCAGACCTCCCACATGTTCATCACCGGGCCAGACGTGATCAAGACCGTCACCGGTGAAGATGTCGACATGGAGACCCTGGGCGGGGCAACCTCCCACAACTCCACCACCGGTACTGCTTCGTACCTGGCAGCCTCCGAAATGGACGCCTTCGAGTACGTGCGCGATCTGCTGGAGTTCCTGCCCTCCAATAACCTCTCTGACCCGCCCGTCGACGACTTTGTCGAAGAGCTCGACATCACGGTCGATGACCTGGAGCTGGACCGCATCGTGCCCGATTCGGCGAACCAGCCCTACGACATGCTCACCATCATCGAGATGATCGTCGACGACGGCCACTTCATGCAGACCCAGGAGCTCTACGCCCCCAATGCGGTGTGCGGGCTGGGCCGGGTCGAGGGCCGCACCGTGGGAGTCGTGGCGAACCAGCCCATGCAGTTTGCCGGCACCTTGGACATCGCGGCCTCAGAGAAGGCCGCGCGCTTCGTCCGGTTCTGCGACGCCTTCAATATCCCGATCCTCACCCTCGTCGATGTGCCGGGGTTCCTGCCCGGCACCGACCAGGAGTTCAACGGGATCATCCGCCGCGGCGCCAAACTCATTTATGCCTACGCCGAGGCCACTGTCCCGAAAATCACCGTCATCACCCGCAAGGCCTATGGCGGCGCCTACATCGTGATGGGCTCGAAGAAGCTCGGCGCCGACGTGAACCTGGCCTGGCCCACCGCCCAGATCGGTGTGATGGGTGCCCAGGGTGCCGTGAACATCCTTTACCGGCGCGAGCTCAAAGCAGTCGGTGAGGACGGCGGCGATGTCGAAGCCCGACGCGCCCAGATCGTCGAAGATTACGAAGCAGAGCTGCTCAACCCCTACCAGGCAGCCGAGCTGGGCTACATCGACCAGGTGATCGCCCCTTCGGAAACCCGCACCCAGGTGGTCCGGGCCCTGCGCGCCACCCGAAACAAGCGTGAATCGCGCCCGGCCCGCAAGCACGGAAACATCCCGCTGTGA
- a CDS encoding amino acid ABC transporter permease, which translates to MDGFLSLFETYPIMEGFWTNIRLAFFSAIAAFILGVILALFRISPVPSLQWIGTAYVNVVRNTPLTAIMVIGILVVWGQLSIQFSSDFNLNFFILATISLTIYHAPFFCEAIRSGVNTVPLGQAEAARSIGLSFLPAARLVILPQALRGAITPIGNTLIALTKNTTVAVAASVTDISAVMRAMIESNPNLMIYIFLTIAIGFCLIVIPIGLLTTWLSNRLAVQN; encoded by the coding sequence GTGGACGGGTTCCTCAGTCTGTTTGAGACCTACCCCATCATGGAGGGCTTCTGGACGAACATTCGGCTGGCGTTCTTCTCAGCAATCGCCGCGTTCATCCTCGGTGTCATCCTGGCCCTGTTCCGTATCTCCCCGGTTCCTTCCCTGCAGTGGATCGGCACCGCCTACGTGAACGTGGTGCGCAACACCCCGCTGACCGCCATTATGGTGATCGGCATCCTGGTGGTCTGGGGGCAGCTGAGCATCCAGTTCTCCTCCGATTTCAACCTCAACTTCTTCATCCTGGCCACGATCAGCCTGACGATCTACCACGCGCCCTTCTTCTGTGAGGCGATCCGTTCCGGGGTGAACACCGTCCCGCTCGGACAAGCTGAAGCAGCCCGGTCTATCGGGCTGAGTTTCCTTCCCGCGGCTCGCCTGGTGATCCTGCCGCAGGCGCTGCGTGGGGCCATCACCCCGATCGGAAACACCCTGATCGCGCTGACCAAGAACACCACGGTCGCCGTCGCCGCCTCCGTCACCGATATTTCGGCGGTGATGCGGGCGATGATCGAATCCAACCCGAACCTGATGATCTACATCTTCCTGACGATCGCCATCGGGTTCTGCCTGATCGTGATCCCGATCGGGTTGCTCACCACCTGGCTGTCCAATCGATTGGCGGTGCAGAATTGA
- a CDS encoding amino acid ABC transporter ATP-binding protein, giving the protein MSVSSAQEHTQNTPPNASPLVRLHEVNKHFGSFAALTDINLDIPQGQVAIVIGPSGSGKSTLCRTINRLETIDPGGTIEVDGKALPEEGKELARLRADVGMVFQSFNLFSHKSILENVTLGPIKVRGVKKKQAEIEAMELLDRVGVGHQAKKMPAQLSGGQQQRVAIARALAMKPKVLLFDEPTSALDPEMVQEVLDVMVDLAKGGMTMVVVTHEMGFARKAGDRLIFMADGKILEDTTPEDFFTNPKTDRAKDFLGKILAH; this is encoded by the coding sequence ATGAGTGTTTCTTCCGCCCAAGAGCACACCCAGAACACACCGCCCAACGCGTCGCCCCTGGTGCGTCTGCACGAAGTAAATAAGCACTTCGGCAGCTTCGCTGCGCTGACAGATATCAACCTCGACATTCCGCAAGGCCAGGTTGCTATTGTCATCGGCCCCTCTGGCTCCGGCAAGTCCACGCTGTGCCGCACCATCAACCGCCTGGAGACCATCGATCCCGGCGGCACCATCGAAGTCGACGGTAAGGCCCTACCCGAAGAAGGCAAAGAACTCGCCCGACTGCGCGCCGATGTGGGCATGGTGTTCCAGTCCTTCAACTTGTTCTCGCACAAGTCGATCCTGGAGAACGTCACCCTCGGACCCATCAAAGTCCGCGGTGTGAAGAAGAAGCAGGCCGAAATAGAAGCTATGGAGCTACTCGACCGCGTCGGAGTGGGCCACCAGGCCAAGAAAATGCCAGCCCAGCTCTCCGGTGGTCAGCAGCAGCGCGTCGCGATCGCCCGCGCCTTGGCCATGAAGCCCAAAGTGTTGCTCTTCGACGAGCCGACCTCCGCACTGGACCCGGAAATGGTCCAAGAAGTGCTTGACGTGATGGTCGACCTGGCTAAGGGCGGGATGACCATGGTCGTCGTCACCCACGAGATGGGCTTCGCGCGCAAAGCCGGCGACCGACTGATCTTCATGGCCGACGGCAAAATCCTCGAAGACACCACTCCGGAAGATTTCTTCACGAACCCGAAGACCGATCGCGCCAAGGACTTCCTCGGCAAGATTCTGGCTCACTGA